In Saccharicrinis fermentans DSM 9555 = JCM 21142, a genomic segment contains:
- a CDS encoding SDR family oxidoreductase has translation MEKKNMKPSISILGCGWLGIPLSTTLLKAGYPVKGSTTSPAKLKELTKLGLHPYVIDLHNRKDRNHFLNADILIIAVPHKNIDNFKFLRTQIKNSQINRLIFISSTSVYPNTNGEVTEKSQTLPTPLANIESIFSNISGIQTTIIRFAGLFGGDRKPGLFFRDDSLIKNPDGFINLIHLDDCIQIIKTLIEKNIWNQVFNACADTHPSRREYYTQEMQKEGRKPPVFDNTKASEYKIVSNDKLKKHLNYQFKHPDLTHFIEPK, from the coding sequence TTGGAAAAGAAGAACATGAAACCATCCATAAGTATATTGGGATGCGGATGGCTAGGTATACCTTTATCTACAACATTATTAAAGGCAGGATACCCGGTTAAAGGATCAACCACATCGCCTGCTAAATTAAAAGAACTCACCAAACTGGGTCTACATCCCTATGTGATAGATTTGCATAACAGAAAAGACCGCAACCATTTTTTGAACGCAGATATACTCATCATTGCTGTTCCCCATAAGAACATCGATAATTTTAAATTCCTCCGCACTCAAATTAAAAATTCCCAAATCAATCGATTGATATTCATCAGTTCCACCTCCGTTTACCCAAACACAAACGGAGAAGTTACCGAAAAAAGCCAAACACTACCTACACCACTTGCTAATATCGAGTCCATCTTCTCCAACATCTCCGGTATTCAAACTACCATCATCCGCTTTGCAGGCCTATTTGGCGGGGACAGAAAGCCTGGTCTTTTTTTTCGAGATGATAGCCTGATAAAAAATCCGGACGGATTTATCAACCTCATTCACCTAGATGATTGCATACAAATTATCAAAACACTGATTGAAAAAAACATATGGAATCAGGTATTTAACGCTTGTGCAGACACCCATCCCTCCCGAAGAGAATACTACACCCAAGAGATGCAAAAAGAAGGTAGAAAACCACCCGTATTCGACAATACAAAGGCTTCGGAATACAAAATCGTTAGCAATGACAAATTAAAAAAGCACTTAAATTACCAATTCAAACATCCCGACCTAACGCATTTCATTGAACCCAAATGA
- a CDS encoding LytR/AlgR family response regulator transcription factor has translation MIKVLIVEDEMPSARKLNAMLKYIAPDLEVVNILESVEQTVAFLKENQVDLIFLDIHLADGNSFLIFDQVSVETPIIFTTAFNQYAIDAFRQVSVDYLLKPIDKDRLELAMDKFRKYHLVKKGALSVDYQEINRMIAASVGRKEYQERFMVHYRDKIKTIGVIDIAAFYADNKSVFIVMFNGHSYDLPNTLEQLEEKLDPKFFFRANRKCIVHINAVKDAVVYSKSKLKLNVEPTLPFEVIISTEKSSKFKQWLNK, from the coding sequence ATGATTAAAGTTTTGATAGTTGAAGATGAGATGCCTTCGGCACGGAAACTCAATGCGATGTTAAAGTATATAGCACCCGATTTGGAGGTTGTGAATATTTTAGAATCAGTGGAGCAGACAGTGGCGTTTTTGAAGGAAAATCAAGTGGATTTGATATTTCTGGATATTCATTTAGCTGATGGTAATAGTTTTTTAATTTTTGACCAAGTGTCGGTGGAGACCCCGATAATATTTACCACTGCTTTTAATCAATATGCCATTGATGCTTTTCGACAGGTAAGTGTTGATTATCTTTTAAAACCTATTGATAAAGACCGATTGGAGTTGGCTATGGATAAGTTTAGAAAGTATCATTTAGTGAAGAAGGGTGCTCTTTCGGTGGATTATCAGGAAATCAATAGAATGATTGCCGCTTCGGTAGGTCGAAAAGAATATCAGGAGCGCTTTATGGTGCATTATAGGGATAAGATCAAAACAATTGGAGTAATTGATATTGCTGCTTTTTATGCGGATAATAAGTCCGTTTTTATTGTCATGTTTAATGGACATTCCTATGATTTGCCCAATACCTTGGAGCAATTGGAGGAGAAGTTGGATCCTAAGTTTTTTTTTAGAGCCAACCGTAAATGTATCGTTCATATTAATGCGGTAAAAGATGCGGTGGTTTATTCTAAGAGTAAATTAAAACTGAATGTAGAACCTACTTTACCCTTTGAGGTTATTATTTCTACCGAAAAATCATCGAAGTTTAAGCAATGGCTCAATAAATAG
- a CDS encoding sensor histidine kinase gives MIANRRKILFIPFITILIMATSVLLMIFFGYRSVEEVKSVLFYRMGMAFLNAIITVTLFYLAVNWFNKKIDWKHKWGLRLLLDAGLILFQSFIGIAAISYLKAHIVGNQAIIKEFMYVIPLLINSLFLVLIELIMGMEERNKLALQVANLEKEQINAKYGALKAQLDHHFLFNNLSVLSSIIYEDVHKADKFIQRFSQVYRYVLSINKRDLVSLEEEIAFIKSYLQLYKFRFEDGFNYEINIEQAKNKMLIAPLTLQVLVENAIKHNVVSRCQPLCIRVFNEDDVLVVRNNLQIRDKSDVESTYTGHRNIIEKYELLNQRAPVFCKREGSYTVKITLIPPLDD, from the coding sequence ATGATTGCTAATCGTAGAAAAATACTTTTTATCCCTTTTATTACCATTTTAATCATGGCTACTTCTGTTTTGCTGATGATTTTCTTTGGTTATAGATCGGTGGAAGAAGTAAAAAGTGTTTTGTTTTATCGTATGGGGATGGCTTTTCTAAATGCTATTATAACCGTTACACTTTTTTATCTTGCGGTTAACTGGTTCAATAAAAAAATAGATTGGAAACATAAATGGGGGCTTCGCTTGCTCCTGGATGCCGGTCTTATATTGTTTCAGTCCTTTATTGGAATTGCTGCTATTTCTTATTTAAAAGCGCATATAGTTGGTAATCAGGCTATCATAAAAGAGTTTATGTATGTGATTCCTTTGCTTATTAACAGTTTGTTTTTGGTATTGATTGAACTGATCATGGGAATGGAAGAGCGAAATAAACTGGCATTGCAGGTGGCTAATCTGGAAAAAGAACAAATCAATGCTAAATATGGTGCATTAAAGGCCCAGTTGGATCATCATTTTTTATTTAATAATTTGAGTGTGCTCTCATCTATTATTTATGAGGATGTGCATAAGGCCGATAAATTTATACAGCGTTTCTCGCAGGTATATAGGTATGTGTTGTCTATTAATAAAAGAGACTTGGTTTCGTTGGAGGAGGAAATTGCTTTCATTAAAAGTTATTTACAACTTTACAAGTTTAGATTTGAAGATGGTTTTAATTATGAAATTAACATTGAGCAAGCTAAGAATAAGATGTTGATAGCGCCATTAACATTGCAAGTATTGGTGGAAAATGCCATTAAGCATAATGTGGTTTCCAGATGTCAGCCATTGTGTATTCGTGTTTTTAACGAAGATGATGTTTTGGTGGTAAGGAATAATTTGCAAATTCGTGATAAATCAGATGTGGAATCCACCTATACCGGACATAGGAATATCATTGAAAAGTATGAGCTGTTAAATCAGCGAGCACCTGTTTTTTGTAAAAGAGAGGGTAGCTACACTGTAAAAATTACCCTAATACCACCTCTAGATGATTAA
- a CDS encoding TolC family protein, protein MISFKDRMLVLACLMMGGLLFGQKSQTVPSMMNLQKAIEIALANNYDLKMAENTLKQAQNNNSVGNAGLLPSVSLSGGSDYSKADSESETTYTGLLESEGATSMGYNGSARIDYTLFDGLGNQYTYKKLKQTDERQNILFQQQLENTILSVVQTYYGVCSAQQNLKLAKESMKISKERYQKVVDRKAYGQSNTLEVLNAEVDMNSDSTQILNTEQNYLMAVKDLNVVLGLPVDSDYAVDEKLQFNNDFSEAQIVGLALVKNSSLLSQLKTEEITELDMKITKAGKYPTIAAYGQYAYSKTDYENSTSIYSQSNGFSTGLSLSLNVFNGRQQHIREQNAQLNLLSEQERTRQIKAALERDAANAYTDYSYKRRIVELQERSMEQAKLNFEQTKEMFKLGNATSIEFRTAQENMLNVTNQYNDARYNAKVAEYNLLRISGQLTR, encoded by the coding sequence ATGATAAGCTTTAAAGATAGAATGCTGGTTTTAGCCTGTTTGATGATGGGAGGACTGCTGTTTGGACAAAAGAGCCAAACAGTTCCCAGTATGATGAACTTGCAAAAGGCCATTGAAATAGCCCTGGCTAATAATTACGATTTAAAAATGGCCGAGAATACATTGAAGCAGGCCCAAAATAATAACTCTGTTGGTAATGCGGGACTACTGCCATCGGTTTCGCTAAGTGGCGGAAGTGATTATTCTAAGGCCGACTCGGAGAGTGAGACAACCTATACCGGCTTGTTAGAGAGTGAAGGTGCAACATCAATGGGATATAATGGTAGTGCCCGTATTGATTATACCTTGTTTGATGGTTTGGGGAATCAGTATACTTATAAAAAGCTGAAACAGACGGATGAACGTCAGAATATACTGTTCCAACAGCAGTTGGAGAATACTATACTGAGTGTGGTGCAGACCTATTATGGTGTTTGTAGCGCACAGCAAAACCTGAAATTGGCCAAAGAATCCATGAAAATATCAAAGGAACGTTATCAAAAGGTTGTAGATAGAAAGGCTTATGGTCAGAGTAATACGCTAGAAGTACTGAATGCCGAAGTTGATATGAATAGTGATAGTACGCAGATATTAAATACGGAACAAAATTATTTGATGGCTGTTAAAGACCTAAACGTGGTTTTGGGTTTGCCTGTTGACTCAGATTACGCAGTAGATGAAAAACTGCAGTTTAACAATGACTTCTCTGAAGCGCAAATTGTGGGTTTGGCCCTTGTTAAGAACAGTTCCTTGTTATCGCAACTTAAAACGGAAGAAATCACTGAACTAGATATGAAGATTACCAAGGCAGGAAAATACCCTACGATTGCTGCTTACGGTCAATATGCATACAGTAAAACTGATTATGAAAATAGTACCAGTATTTATTCGCAAAGTAATGGTTTCAGCACGGGGTTGAGTCTTAGCTTGAACGTGTTTAATGGTCGTCAACAGCACATACGTGAACAAAATGCACAACTGAATTTATTAAGTGAGCAGGAAAGAACGCGCCAGATAAAAGCAGCTTTGGAAAGAGATGCTGCAAATGCTTATACCGATTACTCCTATAAAAGGAGGATTGTGGAGTTACAGGAAAGAAGCATGGAGCAAGCAAAACTGAATTTTGAACAGACAAAAGAAATGTTTAAACTTGGTAATGCAACGTCCATCGAATTTCGTACGGCACAGGAAAACATGTTGAATGTGACCAATCAGTATAATGATGCACGCTATAATGCAAAAGTGGCAGAGTATAATTTATTACGTATTTCAGGACAGTTGACCCGTTAA
- a CDS encoding efflux RND transporter permease subunit, with protein sequence MKKLIAYFIKFPLAVNLLMVMVFLFGIIALLNTQKNFFPNIPTRNIYVDIVYPGASPEEVEEGAILKIEENVKGLENMERITSVSRENMGTVTIEMLKGTDMDEALTRVKNEVEKISSFPVNIESVVTYKHDNTNFAINFAIVAKGGNKVTLNQLKLAARDIEHDLLRMDGISKISIGGYPDEEIAILLDEEAMESYQISFTEIANAVKASNLLMTGGSIKDGAEEFFIRVRNKEYRSEGLEDIVVRNSSDGGIVYLKDIATIKDMWDDSPSDIVYNKKQAVVVTINTTFEEDIIVASEKLNAYLDDYNKSQDLFETEIIRDQSDTLNQRIELLMNNGLLGILLVLLFLSLFLNPRIAFWVAIGIPFSMLGMFVMIPATTVTINMLSLFGLILVLGILVDDAIVVGENIYRHWQMGKSPVQAAIEGTLEVTAAVVSGVITTITAFCTFLFLDGRLGEMFSEVSVIVIIILLVSLVEGLIVLPAHMAHSKALVRGSDKKWIQYMGWSEAWLVWMRNKIYSPILSFFIKNKIIAFSVFIATFIFSILAVSNKVVTTTFFPDVDGDNFTVTLTMPSGTDTPVTQKHLDRISAGIWEVNEEMKGLQPEGQDIIKSLYQQYQGAGNSATIEVSLLDAEVRNSSTAEVIEHIRSKVGEVPGAETFEIIGFNPFGKALSLSLVGDDNKALQAAKEEVKLALKKMPELSDVSDNSPVGSREIELSLKPKAHHLGITLQQVIGQVREAFFGNEVQRLQRGKDEVRVWVRYDIENRRSLGQLENMKIRLGNGVNYPLAELASFKMVNGVTNVRHLQFDREVQVVANQTDPTSSLPEIMQKINKEILPPIFAKHHGVRVSYDGQQRETNKVASSASVVIPVVLLLMFGMVILTTRSVSQSILVYAMIPLSLFGVVMGHWIHGQAISLMSFMGMIALVGVMINDGLILVNALNVNLKNGMPYYDAVVDAGISRFRPIILTTLTTVAGMAPMVLETSLQAQFLIPMALSLAYGMAMATTTTLFLLPVMLLIVNQLKVKWVSLIKGRTVSAEEVENAIKEMKYDYDKL encoded by the coding sequence ATGAAAAAATTAATAGCATATTTTATAAAATTTCCATTGGCTGTAAACTTGCTGATGGTTATGGTGTTCCTGTTTGGGATTATTGCCCTACTGAACACACAGAAAAACTTTTTTCCCAATATTCCCACACGTAATATATATGTAGATATTGTTTATCCCGGCGCATCTCCTGAAGAGGTGGAAGAAGGAGCAATTTTGAAGATCGAGGAGAATGTAAAAGGGCTGGAGAATATGGAGCGAATCACCTCCGTATCGCGCGAAAATATGGGTACCGTAACCATTGAGATGCTGAAAGGTACTGATATGGATGAAGCTTTGACGAGGGTGAAAAATGAGGTGGAGAAAATTTCATCTTTTCCTGTAAATATAGAGTCGGTAGTTACTTATAAACACGATAATACCAATTTTGCTATCAATTTTGCCATAGTAGCTAAGGGTGGTAATAAAGTAACGCTCAATCAGTTAAAATTAGCTGCTCGAGATATTGAACATGATCTGTTACGTATGGATGGAATCTCTAAAATTTCTATTGGGGGTTATCCGGATGAGGAGATAGCAATCCTTCTGGATGAGGAAGCTATGGAGTCGTACCAGATAAGCTTTACCGAAATAGCGAATGCCGTAAAAGCATCTAACCTGTTAATGACAGGAGGTAGTATAAAAGATGGAGCCGAAGAGTTTTTTATTCGTGTCCGAAATAAAGAATACAGAAGTGAGGGTCTGGAAGATATCGTGGTTCGTAATTCTAGTGATGGAGGAATTGTATACTTAAAGGATATTGCCACCATAAAGGATATGTGGGACGACTCCCCATCCGACATCGTATATAACAAGAAACAAGCTGTTGTTGTAACTATCAATACTACTTTTGAAGAGGATATTATTGTGGCTTCTGAAAAGTTGAATGCCTATTTGGACGACTATAATAAGAGCCAGGATTTGTTTGAGACCGAGATTATTCGTGATCAGAGTGATACCTTGAACCAGCGGATTGAACTATTGATGAATAACGGTTTGCTAGGTATCTTATTGGTGTTGTTGTTTTTATCCTTATTCTTGAATCCGCGTATCGCGTTTTGGGTGGCCATCGGAATTCCATTTTCAATGTTGGGAATGTTTGTAATGATACCTGCTACCACAGTGACTATTAATATGCTGTCGTTATTTGGATTGATACTGGTGTTGGGTATTTTGGTGGATGATGCCATTGTGGTGGGAGAAAATATTTATAGGCATTGGCAAATGGGAAAGAGCCCTGTACAAGCTGCCATTGAAGGTACGCTTGAGGTGACTGCCGCAGTTGTTTCCGGTGTAATAACCACTATTACTGCTTTTTGTACTTTCTTATTTTTGGATGGCCGCTTGGGAGAAATGTTTTCGGAGGTTTCGGTGATTGTGATCATTATTTTATTGGTTTCTTTGGTTGAAGGACTGATCGTTCTGCCTGCTCACATGGCGCACTCCAAGGCTTTGGTGAGGGGCAGTGATAAAAAATGGATTCAATATATGGGGTGGTCAGAAGCCTGGCTGGTCTGGATGCGGAATAAAATATACAGTCCTATCCTTTCTTTCTTTATTAAAAATAAGATCATTGCTTTTTCTGTATTTATTGCTACATTTATTTTCTCCATATTAGCCGTTAGTAATAAGGTTGTTACCACTACATTCTTTCCGGATGTGGATGGGGATAATTTTACGGTTACACTTACCATGCCATCTGGAACAGATACGCCTGTTACGCAAAAACACCTGGATCGGATCTCGGCTGGGATATGGGAAGTGAATGAGGAGATGAAAGGGCTTCAGCCTGAAGGACAGGATATCATTAAAAGTCTCTATCAGCAATACCAAGGAGCTGGTAACAGTGCTACCATTGAGGTGTCTTTGTTGGATGCAGAAGTTAGAAACTCATCAACAGCTGAGGTGATTGAGCATATACGTAGCAAAGTGGGTGAAGTGCCGGGTGCAGAAACGTTTGAAATAATTGGTTTTAACCCCTTTGGGAAAGCCCTTTCCTTATCGTTGGTGGGGGATGATAATAAAGCACTTCAGGCTGCCAAAGAAGAAGTAAAGCTTGCCTTGAAGAAAATGCCAGAACTCTCTGATGTGTCAGATAATTCTCCAGTTGGAAGTCGTGAGATTGAGCTTAGCTTAAAACCCAAAGCGCATCATCTGGGGATTACGCTTCAGCAGGTGATTGGCCAGGTACGTGAGGCTTTCTTTGGAAATGAAGTTCAACGACTCCAGCGTGGAAAAGATGAAGTGCGTGTTTGGGTAAGATATGATATCGAAAATCGACGGTCTCTAGGGCAGTTGGAGAATATGAAGATACGTTTGGGGAATGGTGTTAATTATCCCTTAGCAGAACTGGCATCCTTTAAGATGGTCAATGGAGTTACCAATGTTCGTCATTTACAATTCGACCGTGAGGTGCAGGTGGTGGCCAATCAAACAGATCCTACTTCTTCATTGCCTGAGATCATGCAGAAAATTAATAAGGAAATATTACCACCTATTTTTGCGAAACACCATGGGGTAAGGGTTTCATATGATGGACAGCAGCGTGAAACCAATAAAGTAGCATCTTCGGCTTCTGTTGTGATTCCTGTTGTTTTGTTATTGATGTTTGGTATGGTCATCCTAACAACAAGATCTGTTAGTCAGTCTATTTTGGTATACGCAATGATTCCTTTGAGTTTGTTTGGAGTGGTGATGGGGCACTGGATTCACGGTCAGGCTATTAGTCTAATGTCTTTTATGGGCATGATTGCTCTGGTGGGCGTCATGATTAATGACGGATTGATACTGGTAAATGCCTTGAATGTTAATCTGAAGAATGGAATGCCGTATTATGATGCAGTGGTGGATGCTGGAATATCAAGATTTCGTCCTATTATTTTGACTACTCTGACCACAGTTGCGGGTATGGCGCCTATGGTACTTGAAACCAGTTTGCAAGCCCAATTTCTTATTCCGATGGCTTTATCACTGGCATATGGTATGGCCATGGCCACAACTACAACCTTATTTTTGTTGCCCGTGATGTTGCTTATAGTGAATCAATTGAAAGTGAAATGGGTTTCTTTGATTAAGGGAAGAACCGTGAGTGCTGAGGAAGTGGAAAATGCTATTAAAGAAATGAAATACGATTATGATAAGCTTTAA